The following proteins are encoded in a genomic region of Chitinivibrio alkaliphilus ACht1:
- a CDS encoding glycoside hydrolase family 5 protein: MVKKYTLMALLFLCIPLLSAPLSDLMEEMQRGINLGNALESPRFEGEWGYTIEDAHLDSMAQAGFTSVRIPVRWDTRLSRDTAGNLHVDSAFMARVDHVVRAVLERDMYPVLNVHHYEPLFEAPRDHEEDFFDLWSHIAQHFSSFSDSLILEPLNEPHQNLTPDIWNEYIHRVVDTIRRYNADKPIMIGTAEFGGLSGLAHLDLPPDEKLIVSVHYYEPFQFTHQGAEWVEDTDTDAWLGTTWDGRHAEKAAIYNNVREIVRFGKEHSVAMHVGEFGAYGTADMESRARWTAFCARLFERYGIPWAYWEFGAGFGVYDPDEEAWRSELRTALFSTDTTILDMDEDAYGESILHNGDFSEGESSWIFGVWNDEEGEADFSPHDDGATITVTEQTPNSWEIQLLQEDLAVTAEKEYVLSFTTSAPEAGRIEAAIMEDESHETFASVSHSLTEHEETIYLAFSLPPDRGPFRLVFSVGHGAETIHLSSVAIRPYAEDVSLLTTSPGSSAARLELSGRQITLPEGAEMLSLYSLQGKRILHTSQNHSRKYTIPEAVAPGIYILAVEDLVHPIRLQR, translated from the coding sequence ATGGTAAAAAAGTACACCCTCATGGCTCTTTTATTCCTCTGTATCCCCCTTCTGTCAGCCCCCTTGAGCGATCTCATGGAGGAAATGCAGCGGGGAATTAATCTGGGAAATGCCCTGGAATCACCCCGGTTTGAAGGTGAGTGGGGGTATACCATTGAGGATGCGCACCTCGACTCCATGGCACAGGCAGGCTTTACCTCCGTGCGCATCCCCGTGCGTTGGGATACCCGTCTCTCCCGCGATACGGCGGGAAATCTTCACGTGGACAGCGCGTTCATGGCCCGGGTCGATCATGTCGTACGGGCAGTTCTTGAACGGGATATGTATCCCGTTTTAAATGTGCATCATTATGAGCCTCTCTTTGAAGCCCCCCGCGACCACGAGGAAGATTTTTTCGATCTCTGGAGCCACATCGCCCAACACTTCAGCAGCTTCAGCGATAGCCTTATTCTCGAGCCGCTCAATGAGCCCCACCAAAACCTCACACCGGATATCTGGAACGAATATATTCACCGGGTGGTCGATACGATCCGTCGCTATAATGCCGATAAACCAATCATGATCGGTACAGCGGAATTTGGCGGGCTAAGCGGGTTGGCTCATCTAGATCTTCCCCCAGATGAAAAGCTCATTGTATCGGTGCACTACTACGAACCGTTCCAGTTTACCCACCAGGGGGCAGAATGGGTGGAAGACACCGACACCGACGCATGGCTGGGCACCACCTGGGACGGACGCCATGCGGAAAAGGCCGCCATTTATAATAATGTCCGGGAGATTGTTCGCTTTGGAAAAGAACATTCCGTGGCCATGCACGTGGGAGAATTTGGCGCCTATGGCACGGCAGATATGGAAAGCCGTGCCCGGTGGACCGCCTTCTGTGCACGCCTCTTTGAACGATACGGCATCCCCTGGGCATACTGGGAATTTGGCGCAGGGTTCGGCGTATACGACCCCGATGAAGAGGCGTGGCGGTCGGAGCTCCGCACGGCCCTCTTTTCTACGGACACCACCATTCTTGACATGGATGAAGATGCGTACGGAGAGTCAATTCTCCACAACGGGGATTTTTCTGAGGGAGAATCGTCGTGGATTTTCGGCGTATGGAATGACGAAGAGGGCGAGGCGGACTTTAGCCCCCACGATGACGGCGCAACAATCACCGTGACGGAACAAACCCCCAATTCATGGGAAATACAGCTCTTACAGGAAGATCTTGCTGTTACTGCAGAAAAAGAGTACGTACTCTCCTTTACAACAAGTGCCCCGGAAGCCGGACGCATTGAGGCGGCCATTATGGAAGATGAAAGCCATGAGACCTTTGCCTCCGTGAGCCACTCCCTGACAGAACATGAAGAGACCATCTACCTCGCCTTTTCTTTGCCCCCGGACAGAGGCCCCTTTCGCCTGGTCTTCAGTGTGGGCCACGGAGCAGAGACCATCCACCTCTCTTCCGTGGCAATTCGCCCCTACGCAGAGGATGTCTCCCTCCTTACAACCTCCCCCGGCTCATCCGCAGCGCGCCTTGAGCTCTCCGGGCGACAGATAACCCTTCCCGAGGGAGCAGAAATGCTCTCTCTCTACTCCCTCCAGGGCAAACGGATTCTCCATACCTCGCAAAACCATTCGCGAAAATACACAATCCCCGAAGCAGTAGCTCCGGGGATCTATATTCTTGCCGTGGAAGATCTGGTTCACCCTATTCGTCTGCAGCGCTGA
- a CDS encoding sulfide/dihydroorotate dehydrogenase-like FAD/NAD-binding protein: protein MAEILQISNLSEHIYRVRLVAPRIAKRRKAGQFVIVRVTPDGERIPLTIANASAEEGWIELIIQAVGESTRVLRDMQVGDHLEDLAGPLGRATKVEKVGRVLCIGGGVGIAPLRPIAEAFKAAGNHVTTILGARTSDLIILRDDMDQISDELYIATDDGSAGEKGFPTDIFARLLDTGNTYDEAVVVGPPVMMKFTSLKTLDAGVPTMCSLNPIMIDGTGMCGGCRVTVAGEPRFACVDGPEFDAASVEWDDLLNRLSGYDKIAERNHTCRIGTDEK from the coding sequence ATGGCAGAAATTTTACAAATTTCAAATCTCTCTGAACATATTTATCGTGTGCGTCTTGTGGCACCGCGCATTGCGAAGCGGCGAAAGGCAGGACAGTTTGTTATTGTGCGGGTTACCCCCGACGGAGAACGAATTCCCTTAACCATTGCCAATGCCTCTGCAGAAGAGGGGTGGATTGAGCTCATTATTCAAGCGGTGGGTGAATCGACCCGGGTGCTGCGTGATATGCAGGTTGGAGATCATCTCGAAGATTTAGCAGGCCCTTTGGGCCGTGCCACCAAGGTGGAGAAGGTTGGACGGGTGCTCTGTATTGGTGGTGGGGTTGGTATTGCTCCCCTTCGTCCCATTGCAGAAGCCTTTAAGGCGGCAGGTAATCATGTGACTACCATACTGGGGGCGCGCACCAGTGATTTGATTATTCTCCGCGATGATATGGACCAGATTAGTGATGAGCTCTATATTGCCACGGATGACGGAAGTGCCGGAGAGAAGGGGTTTCCCACGGATATTTTTGCCCGGCTCTTAGATACAGGAAATACCTACGATGAAGCGGTGGTGGTGGGCCCGCCCGTAATGATGAAGTTTACCTCTCTCAAAACCCTTGATGCCGGCGTGCCCACCATGTGCTCTCTGAACCCCATTATGATTGATGGGACGGGCATGTGTGGCGGCTGCCGTGTAACTGTGGCAGGGGAGCCCCGCTTTGCCTGTGTTGATGGCCCGGAGTTTGATGCGGCGTCGGTGGAATGGGACGACCTGTTAAACCGTCTTTCAGGATATGATAAAATTGCAGAACGAAACCATACATGCAGGATTGGTACCGATGAAAAATAG
- a CDS encoding REP-associated tyrosine transposase, producing the protein MGRSRYKIYDTRYPCFITGTCIRWLPLFSNPDNASIFMNTIRYLQESQSLQIFAWVMMENHFHMIARSSDLPKTVAILKSYSGKRVVESLEEKKNYGLLQELSFGKKPHKTKQNFQVWQEGCHREGIFDRSVMTQKVEYIHNTPVQRGFVDFPDQWRYSSARDYSGGTGLITVVTGW; encoded by the coding sequence ATGGGACGAAGTAGATACAAAATTTATGATACGAGATACCCCTGTTTTATCACCGGAACATGTATTCGGTGGCTTCCGCTCTTTTCAAATCCTGACAACGCATCCATATTTATGAATACTATAAGATATCTGCAGGAATCACAGTCACTGCAGATCTTCGCATGGGTCATGATGGAAAATCACTTTCACATGATCGCCCGATCTTCTGATTTGCCAAAGACCGTGGCGATTCTTAAATCATACAGTGGTAAAAGGGTTGTTGAATCTCTGGAAGAGAAAAAGAACTATGGCCTATTGCAAGAACTCTCATTTGGAAAGAAACCTCACAAGACAAAGCAGAATTTTCAGGTATGGCAAGAGGGATGCCATCGGGAAGGTATTTTTGACCGTTCGGTGATGACGCAGAAGGTTGAATATATTCATAATACCCCTGTACAACGTGGTTTTGTAGATTTTCCCGATCAGTGGAGGTATTCTTCAGCACGGGATTATTCCGGTGGGACAGGGCTTATTACAGTTGTTACTGGGTGGTAG
- the alaS gene encoding alanine--tRNA ligase codes for MKQAKDIRDSYIRFFTERAHTFVKSSPVAPQDDPTLLFTNAGMNQFKSIFLGDNPKNLSRAVNSQKCMRVSGKHNDLEEVGVDHHHHTFFEMLGNWSFGDYYKKEAIKWAWELITDVWGLPKEKVYATVYTDDDDAYEIWNSETDIDPARIGRHGAEDNFWEMGETGPCGPCSEIHFDTGEGTCIYENDPNHTCGVNVEGCGRYVEIWNLVFMQYNRQKDGTLTELSAKHIDTGMGFERIVRVIQGVRSNYETDLFMPLIEKMEALSGKTYEFGEAGIPFRVIADHMRALVFSITDGVSPSNDGQGYVIRRILRRAYRYGRKLGFTEPFMHRLVPVVVSSMGEAFPEVAERADYVASVIEGEEARFDKTLETGLTRLEELAEAYRAAGKGVISGADVFLLYGTYGFPADLTALIAREYGLEADEEGFAEEMRKQKAHDRSLRAGGDDQGLSPDGWTILSHEGGTVFTGYDTARDTVQVKRYKCVDDHTGLAVLDKTPFYAEKGGQCGDRGEISFGDITLSVVDTIVWNDMIVHKLVSDVPLQESWFTQAGTAVIDTERREAIRRNHSATHLLQAALTEVLGDHVDQAGSRVDAESLRFDFTHFSALSSDEIVQVERLVHRWIMEDTPVAAEEKSIDAAKKEGAKALFGEKYGDTVRVVSMGEFSKELCGGTHIDRLGKIGPFKITGESSVSAGVRRVEAVSGAAAVELFQQTDALLKETATLLKVPREALPAKGAELIKTIRQLERELKEYTAQSAGKEAGEILAAAEKNRHGGVACLARNVGELEKDQFTAMVDEVSDRLKQPTHESVAVVLGAAVQGKAMVAALAGAAAAKILPAGEVVKAAASKVQGGGGGSPVRAQAGGKDPAGLDAAMEAAVTLMQERFSAADE; via the coding sequence ATGAAACAGGCCAAGGATATTCGTGACAGTTATATTCGTTTTTTCACAGAGCGTGCGCACACCTTTGTAAAAAGCTCTCCCGTTGCTCCGCAGGACGACCCAACCCTGCTGTTTACCAATGCGGGAATGAATCAGTTTAAATCTATTTTTCTCGGAGATAACCCGAAGAACCTCTCCCGGGCGGTTAATTCGCAAAAATGTATGCGTGTGTCGGGGAAACATAACGACCTAGAAGAGGTGGGGGTGGATCACCATCACCATACCTTTTTTGAGATGCTGGGGAACTGGTCCTTTGGTGACTACTATAAAAAAGAGGCCATTAAGTGGGCGTGGGAGCTTATCACCGATGTGTGGGGCCTGCCCAAGGAGAAGGTCTATGCCACGGTGTACACCGATGATGATGATGCCTATGAGATTTGGAACAGTGAGACCGATATTGACCCTGCGCGTATTGGCCGCCATGGCGCGGAGGATAATTTTTGGGAAATGGGCGAGACCGGCCCCTGCGGCCCCTGCTCGGAGATTCATTTTGATACGGGTGAAGGAACCTGTATTTATGAAAACGACCCAAACCACACCTGTGGGGTGAATGTGGAAGGGTGTGGGCGGTATGTGGAAATCTGGAATCTTGTGTTTATGCAGTATAACCGCCAGAAAGATGGGACCCTTACGGAGCTTTCGGCAAAACATATCGACACGGGCATGGGCTTTGAGCGCATTGTCCGGGTGATTCAAGGGGTGCGTTCCAACTACGAAACAGACCTTTTTATGCCCCTCATAGAAAAAATGGAAGCCCTCTCGGGAAAAACCTATGAGTTTGGCGAAGCAGGCATTCCCTTTCGGGTTATTGCCGACCATATGCGCGCCCTCGTGTTTTCTATTACCGATGGAGTAAGCCCTTCAAATGATGGGCAGGGCTATGTGATTCGCCGTATTCTCCGTCGTGCCTATCGCTATGGGCGAAAGCTTGGTTTCACCGAACCCTTCATGCATCGTTTAGTGCCCGTGGTGGTGTCCAGTATGGGAGAGGCCTTTCCTGAGGTTGCAGAACGTGCCGACTATGTGGCATCGGTGATTGAGGGGGAAGAAGCGCGCTTTGATAAAACCCTTGAAACGGGCCTTACCCGTCTTGAAGAGCTTGCCGAGGCGTATCGCGCGGCGGGAAAAGGGGTTATTTCCGGTGCCGATGTGTTTCTTCTGTACGGCACCTACGGCTTTCCCGCAGATCTCACCGCTTTGATTGCCCGGGAATATGGCCTTGAGGCAGATGAGGAGGGCTTTGCCGAGGAGATGCGCAAGCAGAAGGCGCATGACCGATCTCTTCGCGCTGGCGGAGATGATCAGGGGCTTTCACCCGATGGCTGGACAATTCTTTCTCATGAAGGCGGAACTGTCTTTACGGGCTATGATACGGCCCGTGATACGGTGCAGGTAAAGCGGTATAAGTGTGTGGATGACCACACGGGCCTTGCTGTGCTTGATAAAACCCCTTTCTATGCCGAAAAGGGGGGGCAGTGTGGAGATCGTGGTGAGATTTCCTTTGGCGACATCACCCTGTCCGTGGTTGATACCATTGTATGGAATGATATGATTGTCCATAAACTGGTGAGTGATGTTCCTCTCCAGGAGTCTTGGTTTACCCAGGCTGGTACGGCTGTCATAGACACGGAGCGTCGTGAGGCAATTCGGCGAAATCACAGTGCGACGCATCTGTTGCAGGCTGCGCTTACGGAGGTGTTGGGAGACCATGTTGATCAGGCCGGTTCACGGGTTGATGCGGAGTCCCTTCGGTTTGACTTCACCCACTTTTCCGCTCTTTCTTCCGATGAGATTGTGCAGGTAGAGCGGTTGGTACATCGGTGGATTATGGAAGATACCCCCGTGGCTGCGGAGGAAAAATCCATTGACGCTGCCAAGAAAGAAGGGGCCAAGGCCCTCTTTGGTGAGAAGTACGGTGATACGGTTCGGGTGGTTTCCATGGGCGAGTTTTCCAAGGAGCTGTGCGGGGGAACCCATATTGATCGATTGGGAAAAATCGGCCCCTTTAAAATAACGGGAGAATCTTCTGTTTCGGCGGGAGTGCGTCGGGTGGAAGCAGTGAGCGGTGCTGCGGCGGTAGAGCTGTTTCAGCAGACGGATGCCTTGCTCAAAGAAACGGCGACACTCTTAAAGGTGCCCCGTGAGGCCCTTCCTGCCAAGGGTGCGGAGCTGATAAAAACAATTCGCCAGCTGGAACGGGAACTCAAGGAGTATACCGCGCAATCGGCGGGAAAAGAGGCGGGGGAGATCCTCGCTGCGGCTGAAAAAAATCGTCACGGCGGTGTGGCCTGCCTTGCTCGAAACGTGGGAGAACTGGAAAAAGATCAGTTTACCGCCATGGTGGATGAGGTGAGTGATCGTCTCAAACAGCCTACCCATGAATCTGTGGCGGTGGTACTTGGTGCTGCCGTGCAGGGAAAAGCCATGGTGGCCGCCTTGGCCGGTGCTGCGGCGGCCAAGATTCTTCCCGCCGGAGAGGTGGTGAAAGCCGCGGCATCCAAGGTACAAGGGGGCGGCGGGGGAAGCCCCGTTCGTGCTCAGGCAGGGGGGAAAGATCCCGCCGGGCTTGATGCAGCCATGGAGGCAGCAGTAACCCTTATGCAGGAGCGTTTCAGCGCTGCAGACGAATAG
- a CDS encoding type II secretion system protein — protein sequence MNRKGFTLVELMVVIVIIGILAAVALPQMMGATDRARASEVPTMLRTIQNAQNAYYAATGEYGDWDAIGVEDPSKDSDFFDYELTLSGDDDDDDDGYDNYKAEAKATMTMGDITSGDVVASVNNDNERKSHDDFHTLAPNWRNATGNSDDDD from the coding sequence ATGAACAGAAAAGGTTTTACCTTAGTAGAGTTGATGGTTGTAATTGTAATTATCGGTATCCTTGCGGCAGTAGCCCTGCCTCAGATGATGGGTGCCACGGACAGAGCGCGGGCATCGGAAGTTCCCACAATGCTTCGCACCATCCAGAATGCCCAAAACGCCTATTACGCAGCAACCGGCGAATACGGCGACTGGGATGCTATTGGAGTTGAAGATCCCTCAAAGGACAGTGATTTCTTTGATTATGAGCTGACACTCTCAGGTGATGATGATGATGATGATGATGGTTACGATAATTACAAAGCAGAAGCTAAGGCAACTATGACTATGGGCGACATCACTTCAGGAGACGTTGTTGCAAGTGTAAATAATGATAACGAAAGAAAATCCCATGATGATTTTCATACCTTGGCGCCCAACTGGAGAAACGCTACCGGTAATTCGGATGACGATGACTAA
- a CDS encoding NAD(P)/FAD-dependent oxidoreductase: protein MKTDFDCIVVGAGPAGSLAARRAAEGGVRVGLIERLAYPGAPVRCGEGVGIKGMQASIGIRPEWVLTTITSVTFIAPNGREVLLENLGPESYCIDRSRMDRDLMEDARAAGATYINNTSIDRISVAGDPGRRIYTLHSKERSYTASVVVLADGVESRLKRFVGWDTPVAMEDMESCAFARVHHESIRASNLSFYVGEERAPGGYVWVFPRGAGVANVGLGVLGSRSRPGLAQEKLDAFIAQHFPGAEVTHRHCGGVPVGAWTRPLVRDGVLLAGDSAGQVNALNGGGIAYALFAGRAAGDAVAQAFSPQEVSYGALRQYEAAWKKKCGKNQQRSYVLKTALMKKSRRDAFFNDLAASLAEQDPQKLSYLSVFLRVFSKHPSLLLKTFLLFR, encoded by the coding sequence ATGAAGACTGATTTTGATTGTATTGTTGTTGGGGCTGGCCCCGCGGGATCACTGGCCGCACGGCGCGCTGCTGAAGGTGGTGTGCGTGTGGGGCTTATTGAACGCTTGGCCTATCCTGGAGCCCCGGTTCGCTGTGGTGAAGGGGTTGGCATAAAGGGGATGCAGGCCTCCATCGGTATTCGTCCCGAATGGGTGCTGACCACCATTACCTCCGTGACCTTCATTGCCCCAAATGGGCGGGAGGTACTTCTGGAGAATTTGGGCCCAGAAAGTTACTGCATAGACCGCTCCCGCATGGATCGTGACCTCATGGAGGATGCTCGTGCTGCCGGGGCCACCTATATAAACAACACTTCCATTGATCGCATTTCCGTGGCGGGGGATCCGGGACGACGGATCTATACTCTCCATAGCAAAGAGCGCTCCTATACCGCCTCCGTGGTGGTTCTTGCCGATGGGGTTGAATCTCGGCTGAAGCGTTTTGTCGGCTGGGATACTCCTGTTGCCATGGAAGATATGGAAAGCTGTGCCTTTGCACGGGTACATCATGAGTCAATTCGTGCGTCAAACCTCTCTTTTTATGTGGGAGAAGAACGAGCCCCGGGCGGATATGTCTGGGTGTTTCCCCGTGGGGCCGGTGTGGCCAATGTGGGCTTAGGGGTATTGGGGTCGCGGTCGCGTCCCGGTTTGGCTCAGGAAAAACTGGACGCCTTTATTGCGCAGCATTTTCCCGGGGCAGAGGTAACTCACAGACATTGCGGTGGCGTGCCCGTTGGAGCCTGGACTCGCCCCTTGGTGCGCGATGGCGTGCTTTTGGCAGGGGATAGCGCGGGGCAGGTAAATGCTCTGAACGGTGGTGGTATTGCCTATGCTCTTTTTGCGGGGCGTGCTGCGGGAGATGCCGTGGCGCAAGCCTTTAGCCCCCAAGAGGTGTCCTATGGAGCTCTGCGGCAATATGAAGCGGCGTGGAAGAAAAAATGCGGAAAAAATCAGCAGCGTTCCTATGTGCTAAAAACAGCACTCATGAAGAAGTCGCGCCGGGATGCCTTTTTTAATGATCTTGCAGCGTCTCTGGCAGAACAGGACCCGCAAAAACTGAGCTATCTCTCTGTGTTCCTGCGGGTGTTTTCAAAACATCCCTCTCTTTTACTCAAAACCTTCCTCCTCTTTCGCTAA
- the gltA gene encoding NADPH-dependent glutamate synthase has translation MKNSPRIPMPERNPRERARTFDEVKKGYTEEEAVGEAKRCLQCKKPLCMKGCPVSIDIPAFIKELSERNFERAHDIIKNTNSLPGVCGRVCPQEEQCESLCILGHKGDPIAVGNLERYVSDRNMGGHEDTKMPSVGRKVAIAGSGPAGLACAGYLAKRGVAVTVFEALHEIGGVLIYGIPEFRLPNAVVQAEIDELKRMGVVFETNFIVGKTASISELLDEDGFDAIFVGAGAGFPRFPDIPGINANGVYSANEYLTRVNLMQAWKEGSKTPVLKGQHVVVMGGGNVAMDAVRTGFRLGAQDATIVYRRTEHEMPARVEEIHHAREEGVDFELLANPLELLLDDEGFVKEVRCIKMRLGEADASGRRRPEPVEGSEFTLPCDVFIVAIGTKANPIVSRSTKGLETNKKGNVTIIDDWGRTTRDKVYAGGDIVTGAATVILAMGAGKDAAKAILHDLGLNED, from the coding sequence ATGAAAAATAGTCCGCGAATACCTATGCCCGAACGAAACCCCCGTGAACGAGCACGCACCTTTGATGAGGTGAAAAAGGGGTATACTGAAGAAGAGGCCGTAGGCGAAGCAAAACGATGTTTACAGTGTAAAAAACCGCTCTGCATGAAGGGCTGCCCTGTCTCCATAGATATTCCCGCCTTTATTAAGGAGCTTTCTGAGCGAAACTTTGAACGAGCGCACGATATTATTAAAAACACTAATTCCCTTCCCGGGGTGTGTGGACGGGTGTGTCCGCAGGAGGAGCAGTGTGAAAGTCTCTGTATTCTCGGTCATAAGGGCGATCCCATTGCCGTGGGAAATCTGGAGCGCTATGTTTCAGATCGGAATATGGGAGGACATGAAGATACGAAGATGCCATCGGTGGGGCGAAAAGTCGCCATTGCCGGTTCCGGTCCGGCGGGTCTTGCCTGCGCTGGATATCTGGCAAAACGTGGCGTTGCTGTTACGGTGTTTGAGGCGCTTCATGAGATTGGTGGGGTGTTAATTTACGGGATTCCCGAATTTCGTCTGCCCAATGCGGTGGTGCAAGCAGAAATTGATGAGCTGAAACGCATGGGTGTTGTTTTTGAAACAAACTTTATTGTGGGAAAAACAGCCAGTATCAGTGAGCTCCTTGATGAAGACGGCTTTGATGCAATCTTTGTTGGTGCCGGCGCTGGGTTTCCGCGATTCCCCGATATTCCCGGTATTAATGCGAACGGGGTATATTCGGCCAATGAGTATCTTACTCGGGTAAACCTTATGCAAGCGTGGAAAGAGGGAAGTAAGACCCCCGTTCTGAAGGGACAGCATGTGGTTGTTATGGGGGGTGGAAACGTTGCCATGGATGCCGTGCGGACAGGCTTTCGCCTTGGCGCACAGGATGCAACCATTGTGTATCGTCGCACGGAGCATGAAATGCCTGCCCGGGTTGAGGAGATTCACCACGCACGGGAAGAAGGGGTTGATTTTGAACTTCTTGCCAACCCCCTGGAGCTACTCCTGGACGATGAGGGCTTTGTAAAAGAGGTGCGTTGTATTAAAATGCGTCTGGGAGAGGCTGATGCTTCCGGTCGGCGTCGTCCAGAGCCTGTGGAAGGCAGTGAGTTTACCTTGCCTTGTGATGTTTTTATTGTGGCTATTGGTACGAAGGCAAACCCCATTGTGTCCCGTTCTACGAAGGGGCTTGAAACAAATAAAAAGGGAAATGTGACCATTATTGATGACTGGGGACGCACGACCCGTGATAAGGTGTATGCCGGGGGAGATATCGTGACGGGAGCTGCCACGGTAATTCTTGCCATGGGCGCGGGAAAAGACGCTGCCAAGGCGATACTCCACGATTTGGGGCTTAATGAAGACTGA
- a CDS encoding type IV pilin protein, protein MKQKGFTLVELMVVIVIIGIIAMLAIPNYLRYADRARTSEIAPTLRTINNAIWLDYSETGEWITSAEESDLQTLSITIPESKFFEYNISPGGGQNYRVYAVPKSGVSLYGVNEDDTVYIEDGVRGFAGTGFQPYIPGWE, encoded by the coding sequence ATGAAACAGAAGGGCTTTACCTTAGTGGAACTCATGGTAGTCATTGTGATCATTGGTATTATCGCCATGCTTGCCATACCAAATTATCTGCGCTATGCAGACCGGGCACGTACCTCAGAAATAGCACCCACCCTGCGCACCATAAACAATGCCATCTGGCTGGATTACTCAGAAACGGGTGAATGGATTACCTCTGCAGAGGAGAGCGATCTGCAAACTCTCTCCATAACTATCCCGGAAAGTAAGTTTTTTGAGTATAACATCTCCCCCGGAGGTGGCCAGAACTATCGTGTCTATGCCGTCCCTAAAAGCGGAGTATCCCTGTACGGAGTGAACGAAGATGACACAGTGTATATAGAAGACGGTGTACGAGGATTTGCAGGTACGGGGTTTCAACCCTATATACCCGGATGGGAATAG
- a CDS encoding nucleoside recognition domain-containing protein: MNRKMSPINGIWLWMILLAILVGTLRGTLDEINQALFESAESAVTLAIALIGPMALWLGVMKVAEAGGLMQLISRALRPLMSRLFPEIPTDHPAMSAIIMNMSANMLGLGNAATPMGIKAMQEMDRLNPVKGEATNSMALFLAINTSSVTLLPLGVITVRAAAGSADPGAILLPSLFATTCSTVVAITACKLMEKKSPLSAVVDSSAASAKQDEPDRDDAPLQPPTGIAPRLVLAVLCLTPAVMFLLLLRDVASAVVVEQLFFSTLSAGQILSVGLREFFLSLSTILIPVILLFLIGFGYFRGVAVYETLTEGAKEGFSTAVRIIPFMVAIMVAIGMVRASGMLDLLSRGIAPLTGGGIPVEAMSLALLRPLSGSGSFALMAEVVTREPNSFLADLVSAMQGSTETTFYVLAVYFGSVGISRTRHALPAALCADITGAVAAFLAVRFFLFNFSRAFLLYLCYGLRKDCSPREGV, encoded by the coding sequence ATGAACCGTAAGATGTCTCCCATTAACGGAATCTGGCTCTGGATGATTCTTCTGGCAATTCTTGTCGGTACTCTCCGAGGCACCTTAGATGAGATCAACCAGGCACTTTTTGAGTCTGCCGAATCTGCGGTTACCTTGGCAATCGCCCTTATCGGGCCCATGGCTCTCTGGCTTGGTGTCATGAAAGTGGCTGAGGCCGGGGGGCTTATGCAGCTGATCTCCCGCGCTCTTCGTCCGCTTATGTCCCGGCTGTTTCCGGAGATCCCCACGGATCATCCTGCCATGTCTGCCATTATTATGAATATGTCTGCCAATATGCTCGGCTTGGGAAATGCCGCAACCCCCATGGGGATAAAGGCAATGCAGGAGATGGATCGTCTCAACCCTGTGAAAGGTGAGGCAACAAACTCCATGGCTCTCTTTCTTGCGATTAACACCTCCAGTGTGACCCTGCTTCCCCTGGGGGTGATAACGGTGCGTGCCGCGGCGGGAAGTGCCGACCCCGGGGCAATTCTTCTGCCCTCACTCTTTGCCACGACCTGTTCCACCGTGGTGGCTATTACGGCCTGTAAGCTTATGGAAAAGAAAAGCCCTCTCTCTGCGGTAGTCGACTCCTCTGCTGCTTCTGCGAAGCAGGATGAGCCAGACAGGGATGATGCACCCTTACAGCCTCCTACGGGAATTGCCCCGCGCCTTGTCTTGGCAGTACTTTGTCTTACCCCCGCTGTGATGTTTCTGCTTTTGCTGCGGGATGTTGCCTCGGCGGTGGTGGTAGAGCAGCTCTTTTTTTCCACCCTCTCGGCAGGGCAGATTCTTTCTGTGGGCCTTCGGGAGTTTTTTCTCTCCCTGAGTACAATTCTTATTCCAGTGATACTTCTTTTCCTCATTGGCTTTGGCTATTTTCGTGGTGTTGCCGTGTACGAAACTCTCACGGAAGGAGCGAAGGAAGGCTTCTCTACGGCTGTGCGGATCATTCCCTTCATGGTGGCTATTATGGTGGCTATTGGTATGGTGCGTGCAAGCGGTATGTTGGACCTTCTCTCCCGGGGGATTGCCCCATTAACAGGCGGGGGTATTCCCGTGGAAGCCATGAGCCTTGCTCTTTTGCGCCCCCTTTCGGGAAGTGGTTCCTTTGCCCTCATGGCAGAGGTTGTTACGCGGGAGCCCAACTCCTTTCTTGCCGATCTTGTTTCAGCAATGCAAGGTTCTACGGAAACCACCTTTTATGTTCTCGCAGTTTATTTTGGCTCTGTTGGGATTAGCCGGACTCGTCACGCCCTTCCCGCAGCTCTGTGTGCAGATATCACCGGAGCGGTGGCAGCCTTTCTGGCGGTGCGGTTTTTTCTTTTTAACTTTTCCCGTGCATTTCTTCTGTATCTATGCTATGGTCTCAGAAAAGACTGTTCACCACGGGAGGGTGTGTGA